A section of the Paenibacillus odorifer genome encodes:
- a CDS encoding YunC family protein yields the protein MVTMEPITVGEHTLIGVEVKLPKTTLLSISTNRGYIMCGALDVGLLNETLSDRHIIAARAVGVRTLAQLLAAPLESVTIEAERLGIVPGMTGAEALLLMV from the coding sequence TTGGTTACTATGGAGCCTATTACAGTAGGTGAACATACGCTGATCGGGGTAGAGGTTAAGCTTCCCAAAACTACACTGCTCTCCATCAGCACGAACCGAGGTTATATTATGTGCGGTGCACTGGATGTCGGTCTCCTTAATGAAACCCTTAGTGATCGGCATATCATCGCGGCTCGTGCGGTGGGTGTACGGACACTTGCCCAGCTTCTAGCTGCTCCATTGGAGTCTGTAACGATAGAAGCAGAGAGACTTGGCATCGTACCAGGTATGACGGGTGCGGAAGCGTTACTTCTTATGGTCTGA
- a CDS encoding Dps family protein produces the protein MAKASNKVNTTSLEQIMNRQVANLNVLYVKIHNFHWYVKGEQFFSLHVKFEELYNEVTLHMDEVAERLLTIKGSPAATLKEYLELATIQEATGKEDTRGMVQSLIEDFATISEELTEGIELAEETKDQPTSDMFIKIRSDLEKHQWMLRSFLS, from the coding sequence ATGGCTAAAGCATCGAATAAAGTAAATACAACTTCACTGGAACAGATCATGAATCGTCAGGTTGCTAACTTAAATGTCCTGTACGTAAAAATTCATAACTTTCATTGGTACGTCAAAGGAGAACAGTTTTTCTCCCTTCATGTGAAATTTGAGGAATTATATAATGAAGTAACCCTTCACATGGATGAAGTAGCAGAACGCTTGCTAACCATCAAAGGCAGTCCGGCAGCAACATTGAAAGAATATTTGGAATTAGCTACAATTCAAGAAGCTACAGGTAAGGAAGATACACGGGGAATGGTTCAGTCTCTGATTGAAGACTTCGCCACCATCTCTGAAGAGCTGACAGAAGGCATCGAGCTTGCCGAAGAAACCAAGGATCAGCCAACCTCAGATATGTTCATTAAAATCCGTAGTGATCTGGAGAAACACCAATGGATGCTACGTTCATTTCTTAGCTAA
- the sufC gene encoding Fe-S cluster assembly ATPase SufC, whose product MAAEFVIEGLKATIEGKEILKGINLQMKGGEIHAIMGPNGTGKSTLASALMGHPKYEVTDGTATLDGEDLLEMAVDERARAGLFLAMQYPSEISGVTNSDFLRSAINSRREEGSEISLIRFIRQMEAKMKELDMNPEFLHRYLNEGFSGGEKKRNEILQMMMLDPKIVILDEIDSGLDIDALKIVAEGVNSMRSEERGFLVITHYQRLLNYIKPDYVHVMMQGRIVKSGGPELAQRLEAEGYEWIKEELGIEDETVGQEA is encoded by the coding sequence ATGGCAGCAGAATTTGTCATTGAGGGTCTTAAAGCGACGATTGAGGGAAAAGAAATTTTGAAGGGGATTAACCTTCAAATGAAAGGTGGCGAAATTCACGCCATCATGGGACCAAACGGTACAGGTAAAAGTACTTTGGCTTCGGCGCTAATGGGTCATCCTAAATACGAAGTAACTGATGGAACTGCAACTCTTGATGGTGAAGATCTTCTGGAGATGGCTGTTGATGAACGCGCACGTGCAGGTCTTTTCCTTGCAATGCAATATCCAAGCGAAATCTCTGGAGTAACTAACTCCGACTTCTTGCGTTCTGCCATTAATTCCCGTCGTGAAGAGGGAAGCGAAATCTCGTTGATTCGTTTTATTCGCCAAATGGAAGCAAAGATGAAAGAACTAGATATGAACCCTGAGTTTTTACACCGTTACTTGAACGAAGGCTTCTCCGGTGGTGAGAAGAAACGTAATGAAATTCTACAAATGATGATGCTGGATCCAAAAATCGTGATCTTGGACGAAATTGACTCCGGTCTTGATATTGATGCTTTGAAAATTGTAGCTGAAGGCGTAAACTCCATGCGGAGCGAAGAACGCGGCTTCTTAGTTATTACCCACTATCAACGTCTTTTGAACTACATCAAACCTGATTATGTTCACGTTATGATGCAAGGTAGAATCGTGAAATCCGGTGGTCCAGAGCTTGCACAGCGTCTGGAAGCAGAGGGTTATGAATGGATTAAAGAAGAACTTGGAATTGAAGATGAAACTGTAGGGCAAGAAGCGTAA
- the sufD gene encoding Fe-S cluster assembly protein SufD: protein MTTQTILPVDAERLSELSHSSGEPGWLKESRLKALELAATLTLPKLEKTRIDRWNVNNYGSYKASEPFASLSDAPASISSLIKDQEEGSLIIQRNSGAVYTRIAPELAEQGVIFTDLQTAVKEHGDLVQRYLHKAIQPDEHSIAALHAALWNGGVFLYVPKNVVIETPLQAVLLTDDAAATFVPHILVVADTNSSVTYVDNYVSDKEEAGLHNGAVEVFVGAGAKVRYATVHQLGVDTTDVTYRRAVVENDGVIEWIVGEMNYGDTASDTKSVLKGNGSSSDAKVIAVGTGSQKLNYTTQAQHFGKSTPSDMITRAVMRDSATSIINGITKIEKGATRADGQQTEKVLMLSPKARGDANPILLIDEDDVTAGHAASVGQVNHEQVFYLMSRGITRHDAETLIIYGFLAPVVSQIPLEGLRNQLQSLVERKLVQ from the coding sequence ATGACGACACAGACCATTCTTCCGGTGGATGCCGAACGCTTGAGCGAATTATCGCACAGCAGCGGCGAACCGGGTTGGCTGAAAGAAAGCCGCTTGAAGGCACTAGAATTGGCAGCTACTCTGACACTGCCTAAATTAGAGAAGACACGGATTGATCGTTGGAATGTCAATAATTATGGTAGCTATAAAGCAAGTGAACCTTTTGCTTCGCTAAGTGATGCACCTGCATCTATTTCTTCCTTGATCAAGGATCAGGAGGAAGGCAGCCTGATTATTCAACGCAACTCTGGTGCAGTATATACACGTATCGCTCCTGAGCTTGCAGAACAGGGTGTTATTTTTACAGATCTACAGACAGCTGTTAAAGAACACGGAGATTTGGTTCAACGTTACCTGCATAAAGCCATTCAGCCAGACGAGCATTCTATCGCAGCGCTTCATGCTGCATTGTGGAATGGTGGAGTATTCCTCTATGTTCCTAAGAATGTTGTTATTGAAACTCCGCTTCAAGCAGTGCTGTTAACGGATGATGCGGCAGCTACTTTTGTTCCACACATTCTGGTCGTAGCTGATACTAACAGTTCCGTAACCTATGTAGACAACTACGTATCGGATAAAGAAGAAGCTGGACTACACAATGGTGCGGTAGAGGTATTCGTGGGCGCTGGCGCTAAAGTTCGTTATGCTACAGTGCATCAGCTTGGTGTAGATACTACAGATGTAACTTATCGCCGGGCTGTTGTTGAGAATGACGGAGTCATCGAATGGATCGTTGGTGAGATGAACTACGGAGATACTGCGAGTGATACCAAGTCTGTGCTTAAAGGCAACGGTTCTAGCTCCGACGCTAAAGTAATTGCAGTAGGTACGGGATCACAGAAACTGAATTACACCACTCAAGCTCAGCATTTTGGCAAAAGCACACCAAGTGATATGATCACTCGTGCAGTTATGCGTGATTCTGCTACTTCTATCATCAACGGAATCACCAAGATTGAGAAAGGTGCTACTAGAGCGGATGGCCAGCAAACGGAAAAAGTATTGATGCTGAGTCCAAAAGCCCGTGGTGACGCCAATCCGATCCTGCTTATTGATGAAGATGATGTTACAGCCGGCCATGCCGCTTCCGTAGGACAGGTCAATCACGAGCAAGTCTTTTACCTAATGTCCCGCGGAATTACACGGCATGATGCAGAGACTCTGATCATCTACGGCTTCTTGGCTCCTGTTGTGTCACAAATTCCACTGGAGGGACTGCGCAATCAGCTCCAATCTCTTGTGGAAAGGAAGTTAGTTCAATGA
- a CDS encoding cysteine desulfurase, producing the protein MISNAIREQFPILNQNVNGHPLVYLDSAATSQKPRKVIEAVKSYYEWDNANVHRGVHTLGSRATDAYEGAREKLAKFINARSTKEIIFTRGTTTALNIVASSYGPSAVGEGDEIVITLMEHHSNLIPWQQLAKKTGATLKYIPLQPDGTVTLEAAEQTITDKTKIVAIAYVSNVMGVTHPIKELAAIAHRHGAVIVVDGAQSTPHMKVDVQDLDCDFYALSGHKMLAPTGIGALYGKRALLEAMEPVEFGGEMIDDVGLYESTWKELPWKFEGGTPIIAGAVGLGAAIDFLQEIGLDEIHRHEKALAAYAEQRLSEIEGLNIYGPRNREVGVVTFNLGDVHPHDVATVLDAEGIAIRAGHHCCQPLMRWLEASSTARASFYLYNTEQDVDRLVDALIKTKEYFSYELG; encoded by the coding sequence ATGATTAGCAACGCCATCCGGGAGCAATTTCCCATACTGAACCAAAATGTGAACGGACATCCACTAGTCTATCTGGACAGTGCTGCTACTTCACAGAAGCCTCGGAAAGTGATTGAGGCGGTCAAGTCGTATTATGAGTGGGATAACGCCAACGTACACCGTGGCGTCCATACTTTAGGCAGCCGAGCAACCGATGCCTACGAGGGAGCCCGGGAGAAGCTAGCTAAGTTTATTAACGCCCGCAGCACTAAAGAAATTATCTTTACACGCGGAACGACTACAGCATTAAATATTGTGGCCTCTTCTTACGGACCCTCTGCTGTGGGTGAAGGCGACGAAATCGTCATCACATTAATGGAGCATCATAGTAATCTGATTCCATGGCAGCAGCTCGCTAAGAAGACAGGTGCTACATTAAAATATATACCGTTGCAACCTGATGGAACGGTTACGTTGGAAGCTGCCGAGCAGACGATTACGGATAAAACCAAGATCGTTGCTATCGCTTATGTATCCAACGTTATGGGAGTAACTCATCCTATTAAAGAGCTTGCGGCTATTGCTCATCGTCATGGTGCAGTAATTGTCGTAGATGGTGCACAAAGCACACCACATATGAAGGTCGATGTGCAGGATCTGGATTGTGATTTCTATGCACTATCTGGTCATAAAATGCTTGCACCAACCGGAATTGGCGCTTTGTATGGCAAGAGAGCACTTCTCGAAGCCATGGAGCCCGTCGAATTCGGTGGCGAGATGATTGATGATGTGGGTCTTTATGAATCCACATGGAAAGAACTGCCTTGGAAGTTTGAAGGCGGTACGCCGATCATAGCTGGTGCTGTTGGTTTAGGTGCAGCCATTGATTTCTTACAAGAAATCGGATTGGATGAGATACACCGCCATGAGAAAGCTCTTGCAGCGTATGCAGAGCAACGTCTGTCAGAGATCGAGGGTCTGAACATTTATGGTCCTCGGAATCGTGAAGTCGGCGTTGTCACCTTTAATCTGGGTGACGTTCACCCGCATGATGTCGCTACAGTGCTAGATGCGGAAGGTATTGCCATCCGCGCTGGTCATCACTGCTGTCAGCCGCTGATGCGCTGGCTGGAAGCCAGCTCTACAGCACGTGCAAGCTTTTATCTGTATAATACTGAGCAGGATGTAGATCGACTGGTGGACGCTTTAATCAAGACAAAGGAGTACTTCAGCTATGAACTTGGATGA
- the sufU gene encoding Fe-S cluster assembly sulfur transfer protein SufU — protein sequence MNLDDLYRRVIMDHYKSPRNRGSFEDDALKIELNNPTCGDRITLQLKVEDGIVKDARYNGEGCSISMSSASMMTEAIKGQTVERALELADNFSLLMKGEDVDFGDYEDIEALSGVNKFPARIKCATLAWNALRKGIDEEEQHK from the coding sequence ATGAACTTGGATGACTTATACAGACGCGTAATTATGGATCATTATAAAAGTCCTCGAAATCGCGGTTCATTTGAAGATGATGCTCTAAAAATTGAACTGAATAACCCAACCTGTGGTGACCGTATTACTCTTCAGCTTAAGGTAGAGGATGGAATCGTAAAGGATGCCCGTTATAATGGTGAAGGCTGTTCGATCAGTATGTCGTCGGCTTCGATGATGACTGAGGCGATCAAAGGACAAACGGTTGAACGTGCGCTTGAACTGGCCGATAACTTCTCCTTACTGATGAAGGGTGAAGACGTGGATTTTGGAGATTACGAAGACATTGAAGCCCTTTCGGGTGTGAATAAATTCCCTGCACGGATCAAATGCGCAACACTGGCTTGGAACGCACTTCGTAAAGGAATTGACGAAGAAGAGCAACATAAATAA
- the sufB gene encoding Fe-S cluster assembly protein SufB: MAKKAPDMEEYQYGFRDEHKSIFQSGKGLTAEIVKEISAIKNEPQWMLDFRLKSLEQFRKMPMPTWGGNMDDLDFEDIQYYVRPSEKQGKTWEEVPSEIKETFDKLGIPEAEQKFLAGVSAQYESEVVYHSMQKSLEDQGVIFTDTDTALREHPELLKKYFGTIIPPTDNKFAALNSAVWSGGSFIYVPKGVKCEVPLQAYFRINSENMGQFERTLILADEDSFVHYVEGCTAPIYSTNSLHSAVVEILCMKNARVRYTTIQNWAPNIYNLVTKRAVAEENATMEWVDGNIGSKLTMKYPAVVLKGRGAKGSVLSIAVAGKDQHQDAGAKMIHLAPDTTSTIVSKSISKHGGKVTYRGLASFGRQAEGAKSNIKCDTLILDNESTSDTIPYNEIMNDNIVLEHEATVSKVSEEQLFYLMSRGLTEAEATQMIIMGFIEPFTKELPMEYAVEMNRLIKFEMEGSIG; the protein is encoded by the coding sequence ATGGCTAAGAAAGCGCCTGATATGGAAGAATACCAGTACGGGTTCCGTGATGAGCATAAGTCGATATTCCAGTCTGGTAAAGGTTTGACGGCCGAAATTGTTAAAGAAATTTCAGCGATCAAAAATGAACCACAGTGGATGCTTGACTTCCGCTTGAAATCTTTGGAGCAGTTCCGTAAAATGCCAATGCCTACATGGGGCGGCAATATGGATGATTTGGACTTCGAGGATATTCAATATTATGTAAGACCTTCAGAGAAGCAAGGGAAGACTTGGGAAGAAGTTCCTTCCGAAATCAAAGAAACCTTTGACAAGCTGGGGATTCCGGAAGCGGAACAGAAGTTCCTCGCCGGCGTATCGGCACAATATGAATCTGAGGTAGTCTATCACAGCATGCAGAAGAGCCTTGAAGATCAAGGGGTTATTTTTACAGATACCGACACTGCATTGCGTGAGCACCCAGAGCTTCTGAAAAAATATTTCGGGACGATCATCCCTCCAACCGATAATAAGTTTGCCGCACTTAACAGTGCAGTTTGGTCAGGCGGCAGCTTCATCTATGTTCCTAAAGGTGTGAAATGTGAAGTTCCTTTGCAGGCTTACTTCCGTATTAACTCCGAGAACATGGGACAATTCGAACGTACTTTGATCCTTGCTGATGAAGACAGCTTCGTGCACTACGTAGAAGGATGTACTGCTCCAATCTATAGCACGAACTCTCTGCACAGTGCGGTTGTTGAAATCTTGTGTATGAAGAACGCCCGCGTTCGTTATACCACAATCCAGAACTGGGCTCCAAACATCTACAACCTCGTTACCAAACGTGCGGTTGCAGAAGAGAATGCTACCATGGAATGGGTCGATGGTAACATCGGTTCCAAGCTGACCATGAAATATCCTGCGGTTGTTCTTAAAGGACGTGGTGCTAAAGGTTCAGTACTATCCATCGCGGTAGCAGGTAAAGACCAGCATCAGGATGCGGGTGCCAAGATGATCCATTTGGCTCCAGATACAACATCCACCATTGTATCGAAATCCATCAGTAAACATGGCGGTAAAGTAACTTACCGTGGTCTAGCTTCCTTCGGCCGTCAAGCAGAAGGTGCGAAATCGAACATTAAATGTGATACGCTGATTTTGGATAATGAGTCCACTTCGGATACTATTCCTTACAATGAAATCATGAACGATAACATCGTTCTTGAACATGAAGCAACCGTGTCTAAAGTTTCTGAGGAGCAACTGTTCTACCTGATGAGCCGTGGCCTCACAGAAGCTGAAGCGACTCAAATGATCATCATGGGCTTCATCGAGCCGTTCACAAAAGAACTGCCGATGGAATATGCGGTCGAAATGAACCGTCTGATCAAGTTCGAGATGGAAGGTTCAATCGGTTAA
- a CDS encoding ABC transporter ATP-binding protein, with amino-acid sequence MDVLRQLRGYYREKLHFLILSIICLAAATAVGLITPNLLRKLIDDVIVPLKFTEVPVLALSVLAVVIVKACLQFAHGFFGGRLGNFLAYRLRNACYEKLQFLSFRYYDTAKTGDLMSRLTGDLEAIRNFIGFGFAQLLNVFFMVIFGSIMMFSLNWQLTLVTLITMPILAFIALKFESKIHPAFQEMRLALSSLTTAVQENITGVRTVKSFAREAHEVEKFSHRNERYKNNQIFAAELWSKFFPAMEFLASISAAILLGVGGTLVIKGKMSLGELVAFFSLIWYIIGPIWGLGFHINNYTQSKASGERVLEVLNQNIDVKDKENARELVPSEVKGDVAFNHVTFAYGNKMPAVTDIDFEAKSGAVIGFLGGTGSGKSTITQLMMRAYDVNEGSITLDGMDIREYNVRSLRSQIATVFQETFLFSSSIRNNISYGLKNVSMEEIIRAAQLAKAHDFIMEMEDGYDTVVGERGMGLSGGQKQRIAIARALLKNPRILILDDATSAVDMETEHEIQAGFQEVMKGRTTLIIAHRISSLRHADQIIVMNEGHVQQRGTHKELIEVPGPYQDVYRIQYADYLARATGRGEE; translated from the coding sequence ATGGATGTTCTCAGGCAACTGCGCGGTTATTATCGAGAGAAGCTGCATTTTCTGATTCTTTCGATTATATGTTTGGCCGCTGCAACTGCAGTGGGGCTGATTACCCCCAATTTGTTAAGAAAGCTGATCGATGATGTTATTGTGCCACTTAAGTTTACAGAGGTGCCAGTGCTCGCATTGAGCGTGTTAGCTGTAGTAATAGTAAAAGCATGCCTGCAGTTTGCACATGGTTTTTTTGGAGGACGGCTAGGTAACTTTCTTGCATACCGGCTGCGTAATGCTTGTTATGAGAAGCTGCAATTCCTATCTTTCCGTTATTATGATACCGCGAAAACTGGGGATTTGATGTCCCGACTAACCGGAGATTTGGAAGCGATTCGTAACTTTATCGGTTTCGGTTTTGCTCAGTTGCTTAATGTCTTTTTTATGGTCATTTTTGGTTCGATTATGATGTTCTCACTCAATTGGCAGCTTACTCTAGTAACTTTGATTACGATGCCAATCCTGGCGTTTATTGCGCTAAAATTTGAGTCTAAGATTCACCCGGCCTTTCAAGAGATGCGCCTTGCGCTCAGTTCTCTGACTACGGCTGTACAGGAGAATATCACGGGTGTGCGCACCGTCAAATCGTTTGCGAGAGAGGCTCATGAAGTAGAGAAATTCTCGCACCGTAACGAACGTTATAAGAATAACCAGATTTTTGCTGCTGAGCTCTGGAGTAAGTTTTTTCCAGCGATGGAGTTTTTAGCATCGATCAGTGCAGCTATTCTGCTTGGAGTAGGCGGAACGTTAGTTATTAAGGGGAAAATGTCACTGGGCGAACTGGTTGCTTTTTTCAGCTTAATTTGGTACATCATTGGACCGATTTGGGGTCTTGGATTCCATATTAATAACTATACACAGTCCAAAGCATCGGGAGAACGTGTATTGGAAGTACTTAATCAGAATATTGATGTGAAGGATAAAGAGAACGCCCGTGAACTGGTACCTTCTGAGGTTAAGGGAGATGTAGCGTTTAATCACGTCACATTTGCTTATGGAAACAAAATGCCTGCGGTTACAGACATTGATTTTGAGGCTAAATCTGGTGCGGTTATAGGGTTCCTTGGAGGAACGGGCTCTGGTAAATCGACCATTACACAGCTGATGATGCGTGCTTATGACGTTAATGAAGGCAGCATCACACTGGATGGGATGGACATCAGAGAATACAATGTTCGCAGCTTGCGTTCACAGATCGCGACGGTCTTTCAGGAGACCTTCCTGTTCTCCTCCTCAATTCGCAACAACATCTCCTATGGGTTGAAAAATGTAAGCATGGAAGAAATTATCCGAGCTGCACAACTTGCCAAAGCCCATGATTTCATCATGGAGATGGAAGATGGTTATGACACTGTGGTGGGTGAGCGCGGAATGGGTCTTTCCGGTGGACAAAAGCAACGGATTGCCATCGCTAGAGCCCTGCTTAAGAATCCGCGGATTCTTATCCTCGATGATGCGACCAGCGCTGTCGATATGGAGACGGAGCACGAGATTCAAGCCGGATTCCAAGAGGTCATGAAGGGGCGCACTACACTTATTATTGCCCATCGGATCTCCTCCTTGCGCCATGCGGATCAGATTATCGTCATGAACGAAGGTCATGTACAGCAGCGTGGTACCCATAAAGAGCTAATTGAAGTGCCGGGTCCTTATCAGGATGTATACCGGATACAGTATGCTGATTATCTGGCCAGAGCGACCGGAAGAGGGGAGGAGTGA
- a CDS encoding ABC transporter ATP-binding protein, whose protein sequence is MTATGAKNKAAEQQELDERFVYKDDDVIDKAFDWKQFTRLFGYMKPYAKQMLPLVSIMMILGTITKLTVPFLTSLAIDRAIAPKVGNPSLSLLYSLTAGVIVLYLIQWIAGVYRIKYTNIIGQRVIYDLRSDLFKHIQKLSFNFFDKRPAGSVLVRVTNDINSLQDLFTNGVVNLMIDCVQLMGITIILLVINWKLGLAVMVTVPIMFFVSTKLRQKIRIAWQDVRMKNSRINSHLNESIQGIRVTQAYTQEQENMNYFDVMNTDSKKSWNKASAMNQAFGPIIEVTGGFGTMILFWLGAYLIQSGELTVGMLVAFSSYVSNFWDPINRLGQMYNQLLVAMASSERIFEYLDEQPAVQDNPGAKPMGTIRGDINFEKVIFEYEKGRAALKGIDLDVKAGQSIALVGHTGSGKSTIINLIGRFYDIKSGRITIDGEDIRGVTLDSLRRQIGIVLQDTFIFSGTIRDNIRFGRLEATDEEVENAAKAVDAHDFIMKLPGGYETEVEERGSALSMGQRQLLSFARALLANPRILILDEATASIDTETELKIQEALKILLQGRTSFIVAHRLSTIRHADKIVVLDHGEIKEEGNHHELTSRDGVYNGLIEAQFRFL, encoded by the coding sequence ATGACCGCTACGGGAGCAAAAAATAAAGCAGCCGAGCAGCAAGAGCTGGATGAACGTTTTGTATATAAAGATGATGATGTCATCGATAAGGCTTTTGACTGGAAGCAATTTACCAGACTGTTCGGGTACATGAAGCCTTATGCAAAGCAGATGCTTCCATTGGTGTCCATCATGATGATTCTGGGAACTATCACGAAGTTGACCGTCCCGTTCCTAACAAGTTTAGCTATTGACCGTGCGATTGCACCAAAGGTGGGGAATCCCAGCTTATCTCTGCTATATTCGCTTACAGCAGGGGTAATCGTCTTATATCTGATTCAATGGATTGCGGGAGTATACCGGATTAAATACACGAACATCATAGGCCAAAGAGTGATTTATGATTTGCGCTCAGATTTGTTCAAGCATATTCAGAAGCTCTCCTTTAACTTCTTTGATAAACGTCCGGCAGGTTCGGTATTAGTGCGGGTAACCAATGATATCAACTCTTTGCAGGATTTGTTCACAAACGGGGTTGTCAATCTGATGATCGACTGCGTGCAGCTTATGGGGATTACCATTATTCTGCTAGTGATCAACTGGAAGCTAGGTCTTGCAGTAATGGTTACGGTTCCGATTATGTTCTTTGTTTCAACTAAGCTGCGCCAAAAGATTCGGATCGCTTGGCAGGATGTGCGGATGAAGAACTCCAGAATTAATTCTCATTTAAATGAATCGATTCAGGGAATCAGAGTCACACAAGCCTACACCCAAGAACAAGAAAATATGAATTATTTCGATGTTATGAATACCGACAGCAAAAAATCCTGGAACAAAGCCTCTGCGATGAACCAGGCGTTCGGTCCGATTATTGAGGTCACAGGTGGTTTTGGGACAATGATCCTCTTTTGGCTGGGGGCTTATCTGATCCAATCTGGAGAACTCACAGTAGGTATGCTGGTAGCATTCAGTTCTTATGTCAGCAACTTCTGGGACCCGATTAATCGCCTTGGGCAGATGTACAATCAGCTGCTTGTGGCAATGGCTTCCTCGGAACGGATCTTTGAATATTTGGATGAGCAACCTGCGGTTCAAGATAATCCTGGTGCTAAGCCAATGGGAACGATTCGTGGGGATATTAACTTTGAGAAGGTCATTTTTGAATATGAAAAAGGCCGGGCTGCATTAAAAGGTATTGATCTGGATGTAAAAGCAGGACAGTCGATCGCGCTCGTAGGTCATACAGGTTCTGGTAAAAGTACGATCATTAACCTGATTGGCCGGTTTTATGATATCAAAAGCGGCCGAATCACGATAGACGGTGAAGATATCCGCGGGGTTACGTTAGACAGCCTGCGAAGGCAGATCGGAATCGTGCTGCAAGATACCTTTATTTTCTCGGGAACGATTCGGGATAATATCCGTTTTGGCCGTCTGGAGGCTACAGATGAAGAAGTGGAAAATGCTGCAAAAGCCGTGGATGCCCACGACTTCATCATGAAGCTGCCCGGTGGGTATGAGACAGAGGTGGAAGAGCGCGGCAGCGCGTTGTCGATGGGACAACGTCAGCTTCTCTCCTTCGCCCGGGCGCTCTTGGCAAATCCGCGTATTCTAATCCTGGATGAGGCAACTGCCAGCATTGATACGGAGACAGAGCTGAAGATCCAGGAGGCACTCAAAATCCTGCTTCAAGGCCGAACCTCCTTTATCGTAGCGCACAGACTTTCTACCATCCGCCATGCGGATAAAATAGTCGTCCTCGATCACGGAGAGATTAAAGAAGAAGGAAACCATCATGAGTTGACATCCCGTGATGGGGTATACAACGGTCTGATCGAAGCGCAATTCCGCTTCTTATAG
- a CDS encoding DUF7667 family protein, with translation MLPVHERLAELFTLSRRRQLTAAEETEQQQCLQINATYCYEMARLQNEIQLAEQTADLQWHQDICAQMFELRVTGRVSKRPK, from the coding sequence ATGCTTCCTGTCCATGAACGCCTTGCCGAGTTGTTCACCCTGAGCCGTAGACGGCAGCTTACTGCTGCTGAGGAAACGGAACAACAGCAGTGCCTGCAAATAAACGCTACCTACTGCTATGAGATGGCCCGATTGCAAAATGAAATCCAATTAGCGGAACAGACAGCTGATCTACAATGGCATCAAGATATTTGTGCACAAATGTTTGAGCTGCGTGTGACGGGCAGGGTATCCAAACGTCCTAAGTAA